A genomic region of Streptomyces rimosus contains the following coding sequences:
- a CDS encoding aldo/keto reductase, protein MEQRHLGRTGLRVSRLGLGTLTWARDTDEHDAAEQLKAFWEAGGTLVDTADVYADGGAEYLLGRLCEQLVPRRDLVIATKAGSVLAADRRVDGSRRHLLDALDASLERLGTDYVDLWQLHAFDPHTPLEETLQALDIAVATGRARYVGVSNFSGWQLAKAATWQLSAPTIRTRLAGTQMEYSLLQRGIERELLPAARDLGVGLLPSSPLGRGVLTGKYRHATPADSRGASEQLAPFVAPYLDDTASRIVEAVTTAADGLAVTALQVALAWVRDRPGVAAPVVGARTAQQLRAALSVETLSLPDEICRALDDISAPVHHYPDHDWSTL, encoded by the coding sequence ATGGAGCAAAGGCACCTCGGCCGTACGGGCCTGCGCGTGTCCCGTCTCGGCCTCGGCACACTGACCTGGGCCCGGGACACCGACGAGCACGACGCCGCCGAACAGCTCAAGGCGTTCTGGGAGGCCGGCGGCACCCTCGTGGACACGGCGGACGTGTACGCGGACGGCGGCGCCGAGTACCTCCTCGGCCGCCTCTGCGAGCAGCTGGTGCCACGCCGGGACCTGGTGATCGCGACGAAGGCGGGCAGCGTCCTGGCCGCCGACCGCCGCGTCGACGGCTCCCGCCGCCACCTGCTGGACGCGCTCGACGCCTCGCTGGAACGTCTCGGCACCGACTACGTCGACCTGTGGCAGCTGCACGCCTTCGACCCGCACACCCCGCTGGAGGAGACCCTTCAGGCGCTCGACATCGCGGTGGCCACCGGCCGCGCGCGCTACGTGGGCGTCTCGAACTTCTCCGGCTGGCAGCTGGCCAAGGCCGCGACCTGGCAGCTGTCCGCACCGACCATACGGACGCGCCTGGCCGGCACCCAGATGGAGTACTCCCTGCTCCAGCGCGGCATCGAGCGGGAACTGCTGCCCGCGGCGCGTGACCTGGGCGTCGGCCTGCTGCCCTCGTCGCCGCTGGGGCGCGGGGTGCTCACCGGCAAGTACCGGCACGCCACCCCCGCCGACTCCCGCGGCGCCTCGGAACAGCTCGCGCCGTTCGTCGCCCCGTATCTGGACGACACCGCGAGCCGGATCGTCGAAGCGGTCACCACGGCCGCCGACGGCCTCGCCGTCACCGCGCTGCAAGTGGCTCTCGCGTGGGTGCGCGACCGCCCCGGAGTCGCCGCGCCGGTCGTCGGCGCACGCACGGCGCAGCAGCTCAGAGCGGCATTGTCAGTGGAGACCCTTAGTCTTCCTGACGAGATCTGCCGGGCCCTGGACGACATCTCGGCCCCGGTGCACCACTACCCCGACCACGACTGGAGCACGCTGTGA
- a CDS encoding LLM class F420-dependent oxidoreductase, with protein MKLGINLGYWGAGMDADNLAVAQEADRLGYAVCWAAEAYGSDAPTVLSWVAAQTERIDVGSAIFQIPARTPAMTAMTAATLDSLSGGRFRLGLGVSGPQVSEGWYGVKFDKPLARTREYVEIVRKAMTRERLSYEGQHWTLPLPGGPGKPLKLTVHPQRTHIPLYIAAIGPKNLTQTGEIADGALLIFPSADHLEETAIAHIREGREKAGKTLEGFDVCPTLPLAVGADKDVSALADTFRPYTALYVGGMGSRKQNFYNQLARRMGYEKEATEIQDKYLAGDKEGAAAAIPHRLIDQTTLLGSVERIADRMQAYAAAGVTTLTLAPAGFTLEERIASLRAGSEALERAGLA; from the coding sequence ATGAAGCTCGGGATCAACCTCGGCTACTGGGGCGCCGGGATGGACGCGGACAATCTGGCCGTGGCGCAGGAGGCGGACCGGCTCGGCTACGCGGTCTGCTGGGCCGCCGAGGCGTACGGCTCCGACGCGCCCACCGTGCTCTCCTGGGTCGCCGCCCAGACCGAGCGCATCGACGTCGGCTCGGCGATCTTCCAGATCCCGGCGCGTACGCCCGCGATGACCGCGATGACCGCCGCCACCCTCGACTCCCTGTCCGGCGGCCGCTTCCGGCTGGGCCTGGGCGTCTCCGGACCGCAGGTCTCCGAGGGCTGGTACGGCGTGAAATTCGACAAGCCGCTGGCCCGGACCCGCGAGTACGTGGAGATCGTCCGCAAGGCGATGACGCGTGAGCGGCTGTCCTACGAGGGGCAGCACTGGACGCTGCCGCTGCCCGGCGGCCCCGGCAAGCCGCTGAAGCTGACCGTGCACCCGCAGCGCACCCACATCCCGCTGTACATCGCCGCGATCGGCCCCAAGAACCTCACCCAGACCGGCGAGATCGCCGACGGCGCGCTGTTGATCTTCCCCTCCGCCGACCATCTGGAGGAGACGGCCATCGCGCACATCCGGGAGGGCCGCGAGAAGGCCGGCAAGACGCTGGAGGGCTTCGACGTCTGCCCGACGCTGCCGCTGGCCGTCGGCGCGGACAAGGACGTCAGCGCGCTCGCCGACACCTTCCGCCCGTACACCGCGCTCTACGTGGGCGGCATGGGCAGCCGCAAGCAGAACTTCTACAACCAGCTCGCGCGGCGCATGGGCTACGAGAAGGAGGCGACCGAGATCCAGGACAAGTACCTGGCCGGTGACAAGGAGGGCGCGGCGGCGGCGATCCCGCACCGGCTGATCGACCAGACCACGCTGCTGGGCTCCGTCGAGCGCATCGCGGACCGGATGCAGGCGTACGCGGCGGCCGGGGTGACCACGCTGACGCTCGCGCCCGCGGGCTTCACGCTGGAGGAGCGGATCGCCTCGCTGCGGGCGGGCTCCGAGGCCCTGGAGCGCGCGGGGCTGGCGTAG
- the corA gene encoding magnesium/cobalt transporter CorA: MPSVIVDCAIYQDGRRTEGPEDFSDALEAARAEGHSFLWLGLHEPTEEEFERVSSEFGLHPLAVEDALKAHQRPKLEVYDDSLFMVLKPITYDDAAGSISASELMIFLGDSFVVTVRHGEASPLAAVRRRLEHEPDVLRHGPTAVLYAVGDAVVDHYIEVAAELQVDLEELEAEVFAPSRGGDSNNTAAAIYAFKREVLGFRRATNPLVEPMLRLQNPGVPFVHDEARPFFRDVGDHLTRANESVEGLDRLLSDILSAHLAQMGVRQNDDMRKISAWAALAAVPTLIAGVYGMNFEHMPELKWSWGYYGILLLMVIIELLLYRTFKRRGWL; this comes from the coding sequence ATGCCCAGTGTGATCGTCGACTGCGCCATCTACCAGGACGGCCGCCGCACCGAAGGGCCGGAGGACTTCTCCGACGCCCTCGAAGCGGCGCGCGCCGAAGGGCACTCCTTCCTGTGGCTCGGGCTGCACGAGCCCACCGAGGAGGAGTTCGAGCGGGTCAGCAGCGAGTTCGGGCTGCACCCGCTCGCCGTGGAGGACGCCCTCAAGGCGCACCAGCGGCCGAAGCTGGAGGTGTACGACGACTCGCTGTTCATGGTGCTCAAGCCGATCACGTACGACGACGCGGCGGGCTCCATCTCCGCCAGCGAGCTGATGATCTTCCTCGGGGACTCCTTCGTGGTCACCGTCCGGCACGGCGAGGCCAGCCCGCTCGCCGCGGTGCGCCGCCGCCTGGAGCACGAGCCGGACGTCCTGCGGCACGGCCCCACCGCGGTGCTGTACGCGGTCGGCGACGCCGTGGTCGACCACTACATCGAGGTGGCCGCGGAACTCCAGGTGGACCTGGAGGAGTTGGAGGCCGAGGTGTTCGCCCCGTCCCGCGGCGGGGACAGCAACAACACGGCGGCGGCGATCTACGCGTTCAAGCGCGAGGTGCTGGGGTTCCGGCGGGCCACCAACCCGTTGGTGGAGCCGATGCTGCGCCTGCAGAACCCGGGGGTGCCCTTCGTGCACGACGAGGCCCGCCCATTCTTCCGGGACGTCGGCGACCACCTCACCCGCGCCAACGAGTCCGTCGAGGGCCTGGACCGGCTGCTGTCGGACATCCTCAGCGCCCATCTGGCGCAGATGGGCGTGCGCCAGAACGACGACATGCGCAAGATCTCCGCCTGGGCGGCGCTGGCGGCCGTACCGACGCTGATCGCCGGTGTGTACGGCATGAACTTCGAGCACATGCCGGAACTGAAGTGGTCCTGGGGCTACTACGGCATCCTGCTGCTCATGGTGATCATCGAGCTGCTGCTGTACCGGACGTTCAAACGCCGCGGCTGGCTGTGA
- a CDS encoding histidine phosphatase family protein codes for MPTLILVRHGRSTANTSGLLAGRTPGVALDERGAAQAAALPGRLADLPLAAAVSSPLQRCLETLRPLLDARPGLPLHTEDRITECDYGDWSGRKLAELNDEPLMEVVQQHPSAAAFPGGESMRGMQARAVDAVRDWNARIEAAHGPEAVYAMCSHGDIIKSLVADALGLHFDLFQRISVEPCSLTAIRYTRLRPYVVRLGDTGDFGTLAPREDGSSAADDRDAAVGGGAGGP; via the coding sequence ATGCCCACGCTGATCCTGGTACGGCACGGCCGCTCCACCGCCAACACGTCCGGCCTGCTCGCCGGGCGGACGCCCGGGGTGGCCCTCGACGAGCGCGGCGCCGCTCAGGCAGCGGCGCTTCCCGGCCGCCTGGCGGACCTGCCGCTCGCCGCCGCCGTGAGCAGCCCGCTGCAACGCTGCCTGGAGACCCTGCGGCCCCTGCTCGACGCCCGCCCCGGCCTGCCGCTGCACACCGAGGACCGCATCACCGAATGCGACTACGGCGACTGGTCGGGCCGCAAGCTGGCCGAGCTGAACGACGAGCCGCTGATGGAGGTCGTCCAGCAGCACCCGTCCGCGGCCGCCTTCCCCGGCGGGGAGTCGATGCGCGGCATGCAGGCGCGCGCCGTGGACGCGGTCCGCGACTGGAACGCCCGGATCGAGGCCGCGCACGGCCCCGAGGCCGTCTACGCGATGTGCTCGCACGGCGACATCATCAAGTCGCTGGTCGCCGACGCCCTCGGGCTGCACTTCGACCTGTTCCAGCGGATCTCGGTCGAACCCTGTTCGCTGACCGCGATCCGCTACACGCGGCTGCGCCCGTATGTCGTACGCCTCGGCGACACCGGTGACTTCGGCACACTGGCACCGAGGGAGGACGGCAGCTCGGCGGCGGACGACCGGGACGCGGCCGTCGGCGGCGGCGCGGGCGGACCGTGA
- a CDS encoding DUF3090 domain-containing protein codes for MSRQVFFYDAPDRFVAGTVGLPGRRSFFLQASAAGRTTSVALEKTQVAALAERIDELLDEVVRRSGGNAPVPAVAPAEPADTAPLESPVEEEFRVGTMALAWDGDEQRMIIEAQALVELDADTDEDLAEAEERLLQDDENGPPMLRVRLTGAMARSFAKRALEVVNAGRPPCPLCSLPLDPEGHVCPRQNGYRRDA; via the coding sequence TTGTCCCGTCAGGTGTTCTTCTACGACGCGCCGGACCGCTTCGTGGCCGGTACGGTCGGGCTGCCTGGCCGCCGTAGCTTCTTCCTCCAGGCGTCGGCCGCCGGCCGCACCACCAGTGTCGCCCTGGAGAAGACCCAGGTCGCCGCGCTCGCCGAGCGCATCGACGAGCTGCTGGACGAGGTGGTGCGCCGCAGCGGCGGCAACGCCCCCGTCCCCGCGGTCGCCCCCGCCGAACCGGCCGACACCGCGCCGCTGGAGTCGCCGGTGGAGGAGGAGTTCCGGGTCGGCACCATGGCGCTGGCCTGGGACGGCGACGAACAGCGCATGATCATCGAGGCCCAGGCGCTGGTCGAGCTGGACGCCGACACGGACGAGGACCTGGCCGAGGCCGAGGAACGGCTGCTCCAGGACGACGAGAACGGCCCGCCGATGCTGCGGGTCCGCCTCACCGGTGCGATGGCCCGCTCGTTCGCCAAGCGGGCCCTGGAGGTCGTCAACGCGGGCCGCCCGCCGTGCCCGCTGTGCAGCCTGCCGCTCGACCCGGAAGGACATGTGTGCCCGCGCCAGAACGGGTACCGGCGGGACGCGTGA
- a CDS encoding SCO1664 family protein: protein MPGEKTVAADGTGAADRLADRRTGESRDGGTRGGADGGISGGAAAGRPVRLSADALARGELTVRGQVREASNAVLYCTITYEGATGPCVYKPVAGERPLWDFPDGTLAQREVAAYELSRATGWDLIPTTVLRDGPYGQGMVQEWIEAAPEDAGLLALVERDEPGPGWKPVGFAEVGEGRTALLVHADDERLRRLAVLDAVINNGDRKGGHLLPAADGRLYAIDHGVTFNADDKLRTLLWGWAGEPLTEEARTVLERLATALAEGAPLATRLAALITGAELAALRARVADLLRTGVHPRPGGDWPPIPWPPV from the coding sequence ATGCCGGGAGAGAAAACGGTGGCGGCCGACGGCACCGGGGCGGCCGACCGGCTGGCGGACCGCCGGACGGGTGAGAGCCGGGACGGCGGGACGCGCGGCGGAGCCGACGGCGGCATATCCGGCGGGGCCGCAGCCGGGCGCCCCGTACGGCTGTCCGCCGACGCGCTGGCCCGCGGCGAGCTGACCGTACGCGGACAGGTCCGGGAGGCGTCCAACGCCGTCCTGTACTGCACGATCACCTACGAGGGCGCCACCGGCCCTTGCGTCTACAAGCCCGTCGCCGGTGAGCGCCCGCTGTGGGACTTCCCCGACGGCACGCTCGCCCAGCGCGAGGTCGCCGCCTACGAGCTGTCCCGGGCCACCGGCTGGGACCTGATCCCCACCACGGTGCTGCGCGACGGCCCGTACGGCCAGGGCATGGTCCAGGAGTGGATCGAGGCCGCGCCGGAGGACGCCGGGCTGCTGGCGCTGGTCGAGCGGGACGAGCCGGGGCCTGGCTGGAAACCGGTGGGTTTCGCCGAGGTCGGCGAAGGACGTACCGCGCTTCTGGTACACGCCGACGACGAGCGGCTGCGCCGGCTCGCCGTCCTGGACGCCGTGATCAACAACGGCGACCGCAAGGGCGGCCACCTGCTGCCCGCCGCCGACGGCCGGCTCTACGCCATCGACCACGGCGTGACCTTCAACGCCGACGACAAGCTGCGCACGCTGCTGTGGGGCTGGGCGGGCGAGCCGCTGACCGAGGAGGCCCGTACGGTGCTGGAGCGGCTCGCCACGGCGCTGGCCGAGGGCGCCCCGCTCGCCACCCGACTGGCCGCGCTGATCACCGGCGCCGAGCTGGCGGCGCTGCGCGCACGCGTCGCGGACCTGCTGCGCACCGGGGTGCATCCGCGGCCCGGCGGCGACTGGCCGCCGATTCCCTGGCCACCGGTCTGA
- the mshC gene encoding cysteine--1-D-myo-inosityl 2-amino-2-deoxy-alpha-D-glucopyranoside ligase has translation MHAWPASEVPALPGQGRDLRIHDTATGGRVTLDPGPVARIYVCGITPYDATHMGHAATYNAFDLVQRVWLDTKRQVHYVQNVTDVDDPLLERALATGDDWTALAERETALFREDMTALRMLPPREYVGAVEAIPWIVPMVERLRDNGAAYELEGDIYFSVEADRHFGEVSRLDAEAMRVLSAERGGDPERPGKKNPLDPMLWMAAREGEPSWDGGSLGRGRPGWHIECVAIALRYLGMGFDVQGGGSDLAFPHHEMGASHAQALTGEHPFAQAYVHAGMVALNGEKMSKSKGNLVFVSKVRRDGTDPAAIRLALLAHHYRADWEWTDAVLEEAVERLARWRAAVSRPDGPPAEALLEEIRTALADDLDSPAALAAVDRWAAAQQADGGSDEGAPGLVSRAVDALLGVAL, from the coding sequence ATGCATGCATGGCCCGCTTCTGAGGTCCCCGCCCTGCCCGGTCAGGGCCGCGACCTGAGGATCCACGACACCGCGACCGGCGGACGGGTGACCCTCGACCCCGGTCCCGTCGCCCGTATCTATGTCTGCGGCATCACGCCGTACGACGCCACCCACATGGGGCACGCGGCGACCTACAACGCGTTCGACCTGGTCCAGCGCGTGTGGCTCGACACGAAGCGCCAGGTGCACTACGTGCAGAACGTCACCGACGTCGACGACCCCCTCCTGGAGCGGGCGCTGGCCACCGGCGACGACTGGACCGCGCTGGCGGAGCGCGAGACCGCCCTGTTCCGCGAGGACATGACCGCCCTGCGGATGCTCCCGCCGCGCGAGTACGTCGGCGCCGTCGAGGCCATACCGTGGATCGTCCCGATGGTCGAACGGCTGCGCGACAACGGTGCCGCCTATGAGCTCGAAGGCGACATCTACTTCTCCGTCGAGGCCGACCGGCACTTCGGCGAGGTCTCCCGTCTCGACGCCGAGGCGATGCGGGTGCTGTCCGCCGAGCGCGGCGGCGACCCGGAGCGCCCCGGCAAGAAGAACCCGCTCGACCCGATGCTGTGGATGGCCGCCCGCGAGGGCGAGCCCAGCTGGGACGGCGGCTCGCTGGGCCGCGGCCGGCCGGGCTGGCACATCGAGTGTGTCGCCATCGCCCTGCGGTACCTCGGCATGGGCTTCGACGTGCAGGGCGGCGGCTCCGACCTCGCCTTCCCGCACCACGAGATGGGCGCCTCGCACGCCCAGGCGCTGACCGGCGAGCACCCCTTCGCCCAGGCATATGTGCACGCCGGCATGGTCGCCCTGAACGGCGAGAAGATGTCCAAGTCCAAGGGCAATCTCGTCTTCGTCTCCAAGGTGCGCCGCGACGGCACCGACCCGGCGGCCATCCGCCTGGCCCTGCTCGCGCACCACTACCGGGCCGACTGGGAGTGGACCGACGCGGTCCTGGAAGAGGCCGTGGAGCGGCTGGCGCGCTGGCGTGCCGCGGTCTCCCGCCCGGACGGCCCGCCCGCCGAGGCGCTGCTGGAGGAGATCCGTACGGCGCTCGCCGACGACCTGGACTCGCCGGCCGCGCTCGCCGCGGTCGACCGCTGGGCCGCCGCGCAGCAGGCGGACGGCGGCAGCGACGAGGGCGCGCCCGGCCTGGTCTCGCGCGCGGTGGACGCGCTGCTCGGCGTCGCGCTGTAG
- a CDS encoding SMP-30/gluconolactonase/LRE family protein, with translation MHRSLSRRRLLATGTALGAGAALAPLGPLAPPAHAAGDRPTTFSLPDGFRPEGIAIGRGPYAYFGSIGDGSVYRADLTTGRGRLITGSLGTDRQSVGLKLDARGRLFIAGGLGRVRVVDARSGAVLASYEVGGGVPTLVNDVVLTPDAAYFTDSFQARLFVLPLGRHGELPGPDGIRTLPLTGEWVQSSFTANGIERTPDGAALLVVNVVAGALFRVDPRTGDARKVPHTGPPLVNGDGLLLLGRQLYVVQQFQNAVDVLCLNGSGTRGRAVARITDPRFDIPTTAAVCGDRIYLPNARLNVDPPLPTTTYTVVAVERV, from the coding sequence ATGCACCGTTCCCTGTCCCGCCGAAGACTCCTCGCCACCGGTACGGCCCTGGGCGCCGGAGCCGCCCTGGCACCGCTCGGCCCCCTCGCCCCGCCCGCGCACGCGGCCGGCGACCGGCCCACCACCTTCTCCCTGCCCGACGGATTCCGGCCCGAGGGCATCGCCATCGGCCGCGGCCCGTACGCGTACTTCGGCTCCATCGGCGACGGCTCGGTCTACCGCGCCGACCTGACCACCGGCCGGGGACGGCTGATCACCGGCAGCCTCGGTACGGACCGGCAGTCCGTCGGCCTCAAGCTCGACGCCCGGGGGCGGCTGTTCATCGCGGGCGGCCTGGGCAGGGTGCGCGTCGTGGACGCGCGCAGCGGCGCCGTCCTGGCCTCCTACGAGGTCGGCGGCGGCGTGCCGACACTCGTCAACGACGTCGTTCTCACCCCGGACGCCGCCTACTTCACCGACTCCTTCCAGGCCCGGCTGTTCGTGCTGCCCCTCGGCCGGCACGGCGAGCTGCCCGGCCCCGACGGCATCCGCACCCTCCCGCTGACCGGGGAGTGGGTCCAGAGCTCCTTCACGGCTAACGGCATCGAACGCACCCCGGACGGTGCCGCGCTGCTCGTCGTCAACGTCGTGGCCGGGGCGCTCTTCCGCGTCGATCCGCGCACCGGGGACGCCCGCAAGGTGCCGCACACCGGCCCGCCGCTCGTGAACGGGGACGGACTGCTGCTCCTGGGGCGTCAGTTGTACGTGGTGCAGCAGTTCCAGAACGCCGTGGACGTGCTGTGCCTGAACGGCAGCGGCACCCGAGGCCGGGCCGTCGCCCGGATCACCGACCCGCGCTTCGACATCCCGACCACCGCCGCCGTCTGCGGCGACCGCATCTACCTGCCCAACGCCCGCCTGAACGTCGACCCGCCGCTGCCGACCACGACGTACACCGTGGTCGCGGTGGAGCGCGTATGA
- a CDS encoding NHL repeat-containing protein translates to MTRRIRGHAAGPHSLTRRKLLATGAALGAGTALGSAAPAAARARTAAGPGRTVFRLPDGFRPGCVGDGRFNLLYFGSLHDGSVHRIDPATGEGTPVHQGTGGPAVALQVNWQTSLFIAGGVSGELRVIEGSTGAVRGIYPLGGTGAYASDLIGLGAGHYVTDAARPCVHLLPYGPFGSLPPPPGGIVTLPLTGEWVQGDGPTATGITYADDGGLIVLNSAAGALYRVDPKTGDAVHVPHHGPSLCGADGLRTLGGRLYVVRPERNAVDVLRLDPATGSTTVGRLTDPDLDVPGKPAVDWSRTQLCVPNTRRGTPPTPTTSYTALSLPVGGQNGPGPAGGTMPAS, encoded by the coding sequence ATGACCCGCCGCATCCGAGGACACGCGGCCGGGCCGCACTCCCTGACCCGCCGGAAACTGCTCGCCACCGGCGCCGCCCTGGGAGCGGGCACGGCACTCGGCTCCGCCGCGCCCGCCGCGGCCCGCGCCCGTACGGCCGCCGGGCCCGGCCGTACGGTCTTCCGGCTGCCCGACGGTTTCCGGCCGGGCTGCGTCGGCGACGGCCGGTTCAACCTCCTCTACTTCGGCTCGCTCCACGACGGTTCGGTCCACCGGATCGACCCGGCCACCGGGGAGGGCACCCCCGTCCACCAGGGCACCGGCGGCCCGGCGGTCGCCCTCCAGGTCAACTGGCAGACCTCCCTGTTCATCGCGGGCGGCGTGAGCGGCGAACTGCGTGTGATCGAGGGAAGTACGGGCGCGGTGCGCGGCATCTATCCGCTCGGCGGCACGGGGGCGTACGCGAGCGACCTGATCGGGCTCGGCGCCGGGCATTACGTGACCGACGCCGCCCGGCCCTGTGTCCACCTGTTGCCGTACGGCCCTTTCGGCTCCCTCCCGCCCCCGCCCGGCGGCATCGTCACCTTGCCGCTGACGGGGGAGTGGGTGCAGGGCGACGGGCCCACGGCGACCGGCATCACCTACGCGGACGACGGCGGCCTGATCGTCCTCAACTCCGCGGCCGGTGCCCTGTACCGGGTCGACCCGAAGACCGGGGACGCCGTACACGTCCCCCACCACGGCCCGTCGCTGTGCGGCGCCGACGGACTGCGCACCCTGGGCGGCCGCCTCTACGTCGTCCGGCCGGAGCGGAACGCGGTGGACGTGCTGCGCCTCGACCCGGCCACCGGCAGCACGACCGTCGGCCGCCTCACCGACCCGGACCTCGACGTGCCGGGCAAGCCGGCGGTGGACTGGTCGCGTACGCAACTGTGCGTCCCCAACACCCGCCGGGGGACGCCGCCGACCCCCACCACCTCGTACACCGCGCTCTCCCTGCCGGTGGGGGGTCAGAACGGCCCCGGCCCCGCAGGGGGAACGATGCCGGCCTCGTGA
- a CDS encoding serine hydrolase domain-containing protein, with the protein MRTRVATAALIAALVTGAAVCPAAAAPAPAGAHPAVSQRPDGPNAAALRQALGGLPDRNTTAALVRVGGRGSWHGSAGVRDLSTGRGPLDNARFRAGSTTKVVTSALVLQLAAEKRIDLDGTVQHYLPGLLSADFEPITVRQLLTFTSGLQPGASLGPENAEGYENRFRTLTPRDVVAASVAKGPYRGPGEGPGRKQRYGNIDYTVLGMLIERATHDTYEHQAKIRVFRPAGMTHTSFPGGPDPRIHGPHHRGYQRLTSGAVVDATEWNMSDRWAVGDMISTTADLEKFLVALFRGKIVPQPLLEREMFTLPDVEGATMSAGLQRYDLGHGRVIWGKSGARPGYNTLIAATRDLSRTLVYSVNAVDAKGETMNPVAARVVRAAFAPAES; encoded by the coding sequence TTGCGTACCCGCGTCGCCACCGCCGCCTTGATCGCCGCACTCGTCACCGGGGCCGCCGTGTGCCCGGCGGCCGCGGCCCCCGCACCGGCCGGGGCGCACCCGGCGGTTTCCCAGCGGCCCGACGGCCCGAACGCCGCGGCGCTCCGGCAGGCGCTCGGCGGGCTGCCGGACCGGAATACGACCGCCGCACTGGTACGGGTCGGCGGACGCGGCAGCTGGCACGGGAGCGCCGGGGTGCGCGACCTGTCCACCGGCCGCGGGCCCCTGGACAATGCGCGGTTCCGCGCGGGCTCGACCACCAAGGTGGTCACCTCGGCCCTCGTCCTCCAGCTCGCGGCGGAGAAGCGGATCGACCTGGACGGCACCGTCCAGCACTACCTCCCCGGCCTGCTGTCGGCGGACTTCGAGCCCATCACCGTACGGCAGTTGCTCACCTTCACCAGCGGGCTCCAGCCGGGGGCTTCACTGGGCCCGGAGAACGCCGAGGGATACGAGAACCGTTTCCGCACCCTCACCCCGCGGGACGTGGTCGCGGCGTCCGTCGCCAAGGGTCCCTACCGCGGGCCCGGTGAGGGGCCGGGCAGGAAGCAGCGTTACGGCAACATCGATTACACCGTGCTCGGCATGCTGATCGAAAGGGCCACCCACGACACGTACGAGCATCAGGCGAAGATCCGGGTCTTCCGGCCGGCCGGCATGACGCACACCTCGTTCCCCGGCGGGCCCGACCCGCGGATCCACGGCCCGCACCACCGGGGCTACCAGCGGCTGACGAGCGGAGCGGTGGTGGACGCGACGGAATGGAACATGTCGGACCGCTGGGCGGTGGGCGACATGATCTCCACCACCGCCGACCTGGAGAAGTTCCTGGTCGCGCTGTTCCGGGGGAAGATCGTGCCGCAACCGTTGCTGGAGCGGGAGATGTTCACGCTGCCGGACGTCGAGGGGGCCACTATGAGCGCGGGCCTCCAGCGCTACGACCTCGGTCACGGGCGGGTCATCTGGGGCAAGAGCGGCGCCCGGCCGGGCTACAACACGCTCATCGCGGCCACCCGGGACCTGTCGCGGACGCTGGTGTACTCCGTCAACGCGGTGGACGCCAAGGGCGAGACGATGAATCCGGTCGCCGCCCGCGTCGTGCGTGCCGCCTTCGCACCGGCAGAAAGCTGA